The following coding sequences lie in one Sedimentibacter sp. MB35-C1 genomic window:
- a CDS encoding YhdT family protein yields MKKEEFYETNYSLDEIEMDPRFIICEKEMKLVFGVQIIFTLVSIIAAYLLGSGDPNNYSYILGLPTWWFAIIVISVIFTGVVIYITKFKLVDMELSDEVENDDLAVK; encoded by the coding sequence ATGAAGAAAGAAGAATTTTATGAAACTAATTATAGTTTGGATGAAATTGAAATGGACCCTCGATTTATTATTTGTGAAAAAGAAATGAAATTAGTTTTTGGAGTGCAAATTATTTTTACACTAGTTAGTATTATTGCAGCCTACTTGTTAGGCAGTGGAGATCCTAATAATTACAGTTATATTTTAGGATTGCCTACTTGGTGGTTTGCAATAATTGTCATTAGTGTAATATTTACTGGAGTAGTAATTTATATAACTAAATTTAAGTTGGTGGACATGGAATTAAGTGATGAAGTTGAGAATGACGATTTAGCAGTAAAATAA
- the panF gene encoding sodium/pantothenate symporter, translated as MGYEISASSRTAIIITFAIYTLGMIAIGLYSKKTMDKTAVDKYVDEFYTGGRGMGAIVVAMMVAAGLCSAGTFLGGPGLGYSVGLTWVLAGFSQIFMNFTVFGEIGKKVGIVARRINAQSYVDLFVSRYNSNKFIGVFAILAVMMFLGSYVVAQFVGGARLFESMTGLSYTLGLVLFAGLVLVTAALGGIKGVAAAIVFQGIIMTVSVIMLFILTLSHLGPLTSVYKEIISIDPSVVTPWTWSPMYQFSMWIVYGLVWIGLPHGAMATLTYKDTKSMHKAIIMGVLFVLVWTLALIWTGSLGRAMFPDLEVPDQIIPSIAMKVLPPWLAGLTLAGVAGAIQSTVGSMVIIISSTFVKNAYQSMINPKADSKKLKKVTVMSTVAICIAIFILSINPPNALQFMITFAVGGLGSAFFWPLLLGIYWKRTNEYGAAAGMVGGMVTYILGAGNYLPIAMGMNAVVVALFVSLLLTVSISLATPKPPKGIIMIWFGKYYPKEVLSK; from the coding sequence ATGGGTTATGAAATAAGTGCAAGTAGTCGTACAGCAATAATAATTACTTTTGCTATTTATACTTTGGGTATGATTGCAATCGGACTTTATTCAAAAAAAACAATGGATAAAACTGCAGTAGATAAATATGTTGATGAATTTTATACTGGCGGACGTGGTATGGGAGCTATAGTTGTTGCAATGATGGTAGCCGCTGGATTATGTAGTGCTGGAACATTTCTTGGAGGACCTGGTCTTGGTTACTCAGTTGGATTAACATGGGTTTTAGCTGGATTCTCTCAGATATTTATGAATTTTACAGTGTTTGGTGAAATAGGAAAGAAAGTTGGCATAGTTGCTCGAAGGATTAATGCACAATCCTATGTTGATTTATTTGTATCTCGCTATAACAGTAATAAATTTATTGGTGTATTTGCAATACTAGCTGTAATGATGTTTTTAGGCAGTTATGTTGTGGCACAGTTTGTTGGAGGCGCTAGACTGTTTGAATCTATGACGGGCCTTTCATACACATTAGGATTGGTATTATTTGCAGGACTTGTATTAGTTACAGCTGCATTAGGTGGTATAAAAGGAGTAGCAGCTGCAATTGTATTTCAAGGAATAATAATGACTGTATCAGTAATTATGTTATTTATATTAACCTTAAGTCATCTTGGACCATTAACTTCTGTATACAAAGAAATTATTTCAATAGATCCATCTGTTGTTACACCTTGGACATGGAGTCCAATGTATCAATTTTCTATGTGGATTGTATATGGACTTGTTTGGATTGGATTACCCCATGGAGCTATGGCTACACTTACATATAAAGATACAAAATCAATGCATAAGGCAATAATAATGGGAGTTTTATTTGTATTGGTTTGGACACTTGCATTAATTTGGACAGGAAGTTTAGGACGTGCAATGTTTCCAGACTTAGAGGTTCCAGATCAAATAATACCTTCTATTGCCATGAAAGTTTTACCACCATGGTTAGCAGGACTTACACTTGCAGGTGTTGCTGGAGCAATACAATCTACAGTAGGATCCATGGTTATTATTATCAGTTCAACTTTTGTTAAAAATGCATACCAATCAATGATAAATCCAAAGGCTGACAGTAAAAAGTTAAAAAAAGTTACAGTTATGTCAACAGTTGCAATATGTATAGCAATATTCATTCTATCCATTAATCCGCCTAATGCTCTTCAGTTTATGATAACATTTGCAGTTGGAGGATTAGGTTCAGCATTCTTCTGGCCGCTGCTATTAGGAATTTATTGGAAGAGAACCAACGAATATGGAGCTGCTGCCGGAATGGTTGGTGGAATGGTTACCTATATACTTGGTGCAGGAAACTACTTACCAATAGCTATGGGAATGAATGCAGTAGTAGTTGCTCTATTTGTGTCTTTATTGTTGACAGTATCTATAAGTTTGGCAACACCAAAGCCACCTAAAGGAATAATTATGATATGGTTTGGCAAGTATTATCCAAAAGAAGTATTATCAAAATAA
- a CDS encoding amidohydrolase family protein, with protein MCKFDLVVKNAKVIDGTGNPWFYGCVGVKDGKIAYIGNLNDDIDCCEIIDAKHQILSPGFIDCHTHSDFALLRDPGMLSKLKQGVTTQLIGPCGISAAPISPDRVNLLDAYAGFAKAGVEPEYNWETFGDFLNVIDKLPLGTNIGAYVGHGTVKINVMGFESRKPTEEELKEMKKQVREAMEDGAFGMSSGLIYPPGVYSEPEEIEEMAKELNRFNGVYLSHMRNESYNLLKAVKEIIHVAEVANIPVQVHHHKAMGIKNWGLVKESVKLIEEARKKGLDITIDQYPYTASSTTLRACLPPWVHEGGIEKIIERLNDPSTRARIIADIEYTDNWENFYKNSNGAKGVVISYTPYTPEFECKTLYEAGKMVEKEPLDVLCDIIAANKGNDNACYHMLSEDDINYVMKSPYTMIGSDSIPVAPGAKCHPRTNGTFPRVLGKYAREGGVITLEDAVKKITGYPAGRFNIMGKGLIKVGYDADLVIFNPDTVIDGATYEDPFKEPIGINFVLVNGQLAIKEGKSTGNTSGRVVRRK; from the coding sequence TTGTGTAAGTTTGATTTAGTAGTAAAAAATGCAAAGGTTATTGATGGTACTGGCAACCCATGGTTTTATGGATGTGTTGGCGTAAAAGATGGGAAAATTGCTTACATAGGTAATTTAAATGATGATATTGATTGTTGCGAAATAATTGATGCGAAGCACCAAATATTGTCTCCCGGATTTATTGATTGTCATACTCATTCTGATTTTGCGTTATTGAGAGACCCGGGAATGTTATCAAAATTGAAACAAGGGGTTACAACTCAATTAATTGGACCGTGTGGTATAAGTGCCGCACCCATAAGTCCAGATAGAGTAAATCTGTTGGATGCTTATGCTGGTTTTGCCAAAGCTGGTGTCGAACCTGAATATAATTGGGAAACCTTTGGAGATTTTCTTAATGTTATCGATAAGTTGCCATTAGGAACAAACATAGGTGCTTATGTTGGACATGGAACAGTTAAAATTAACGTTATGGGATTTGAATCAAGGAAACCAACTGAAGAAGAGCTTAAAGAAATGAAAAAACAAGTAAGAGAAGCGATGGAAGACGGAGCATTCGGTATGAGTTCTGGATTGATTTATCCTCCGGGAGTATATTCGGAGCCTGAAGAAATAGAAGAAATGGCAAAAGAACTTAATAGATTTAATGGTGTGTATCTTTCCCATATGAGAAATGAATCATATAATTTATTAAAAGCTGTTAAAGAGATAATTCACGTGGCAGAAGTTGCTAATATTCCAGTTCAAGTACATCATCATAAAGCTATGGGAATAAAAAACTGGGGACTGGTAAAAGAGTCTGTTAAATTAATAGAAGAAGCGAGAAAAAAAGGACTGGATATTACAATTGATCAATATCCATATACTGCATCCAGCACCACATTGAGAGCATGTTTGCCTCCGTGGGTTCATGAAGGTGGTATTGAAAAGATAATTGAAAGGCTAAATGATCCTTCAACTAGAGCGCGTATAATTGCTGATATAGAATATACTGACAATTGGGAAAACTTTTACAAAAATAGTAATGGAGCAAAGGGAGTAGTAATTTCGTATACACCATATACACCGGAATTTGAATGTAAAACTCTTTATGAGGCGGGTAAAATGGTTGAAAAAGAACCATTGGATGTTTTATGTGATATTATTGCAGCTAATAAAGGCAATGACAATGCTTGTTACCATATGTTAAGTGAAGATGATATTAATTATGTTATGAAGAGTCCATACACAATGATTGGGTCAGATTCAATTCCTGTTGCACCAGGTGCAAAATGTCATCCGAGAACTAACGGAACATTTCCTAGAGTCCTTGGAAAATACGCTAGAGAAGGTGGAGTTATAACTCTTGAAGATGCAGTGAAAAAAATTACCGGCTATCCGGCTGGCAGATTTAATATTATGGGAAAGGGATTAATTAAAGTTGGGTATGATGCAGACCTTGTTATTTTTAATCCTGATACAGTAATAGATGGTGCTACTTATGAAGATCCGTTTAAAGAACCTATAGGTATTAATTTCGTTTTAGTAAATGGTCAGTTGGCAATAAAAGAAGGTAAATCAACGGGTAATACCTCAGGCAGAGTTGTTAGAAGAAAGTAA
- a CDS encoding PucR family transcriptional regulator — translation MITVREILDAEFFKDYKVIAGNKGLDNQVRGITVLDSECGYKWTQRNEFVFTTGYIFSTNPNNLEEYLCSQEIKKHAALAIKERYIREVPNEMLKVFNDNKIPLIFIPPTGRWVEIFNAINAVILNKIIKKFDIGKISNVKYYNLSYQERKIKKILNIFEYETSFPAMLFDLINEKAYYSSNKFKEETINIKIEEYWNPSFSYSKEYLFNNSRMARYKLGTGKNLDFSWINIPIMVDDKIKAYFVIIEPKCKLSYFDQFALSIGLAQLQAMYEQILVVKGLEYTQFTQFMNKLISGEIKDKKTIILKAIQFDINIYKKYCFFIMKQSNKEIMINNYKDIINSNKKRVFGSDNKCHIIVIDEYSFLFLYELTEGLELDKELELLYTKIDNFYKRVLLDISNIKLYFGLSDICGNIVETERSYMRCLKALEIGPHLFPNDNLWVYSKLGILAWLDIKEDEMEVMKKDINKLKKIGDVELIQTLKVYVENRMNFSSTADKMFLHINTVRARIEKVNNILNIDLNNELNRLKLELILKFLE, via the coding sequence ATGATAACAGTTAGGGAAATACTAGACGCGGAATTTTTTAAAGATTATAAGGTCATTGCAGGCAATAAGGGATTAGACAATCAAGTAAGGGGTATAACCGTTCTTGACTCAGAGTGCGGTTATAAATGGACTCAAAGGAATGAATTTGTATTTACAACTGGATATATATTTTCAACTAATCCAAATAATCTTGAAGAGTATTTATGTTCTCAAGAAATCAAAAAACATGCTGCACTGGCCATTAAAGAAAGGTATATAAGAGAAGTACCTAATGAAATGTTGAAAGTGTTTAATGATAATAAAATTCCTTTAATATTTATACCTCCAACAGGACGTTGGGTAGAGATATTCAATGCTATTAATGCGGTTATTTTAAATAAAATTATTAAAAAATTTGATATTGGTAAAATTAGTAACGTTAAATATTATAACTTATCTTATCAGGAAAGAAAAATAAAAAAAATACTTAATATATTTGAGTATGAAACAAGTTTTCCTGCAATGCTGTTTGACTTAATAAATGAAAAAGCTTATTACAGTTCAAATAAATTCAAGGAAGAAACAATAAATATTAAAATAGAAGAATATTGGAATCCATCTTTTAGCTACAGTAAAGAATATTTGTTTAATAATAGCAGAATGGCTAGGTATAAGTTAGGTACAGGGAAAAATTTAGATTTTAGCTGGATTAATATACCTATAATGGTCGATGATAAAATAAAAGCATATTTTGTAATAATTGAACCTAAATGTAAATTAAGTTACTTCGATCAATTTGCTTTAAGCATTGGATTGGCTCAGCTCCAGGCCATGTACGAACAAATTTTAGTGGTTAAAGGGTTAGAATACACTCAATTTACACAGTTTATGAATAAGTTAATAAGCGGAGAAATCAAAGATAAGAAAACGATTATTTTAAAAGCAATACAATTTGATATAAATATATATAAGAAATATTGTTTTTTCATTATGAAGCAGAGCAATAAAGAAATAATGATCAATAATTATAAAGATATAATTAATTCTAACAAGAAGCGCGTATTTGGAAGTGATAATAAATGTCATATCATTGTTATTGACGAATATAGTTTTTTATTTTTGTATGAATTAACCGAAGGGCTTGAACTGGATAAAGAATTAGAGCTTTTGTATACAAAAATAGACAATTTTTATAAGAGAGTGTTATTGGACATTAGTAACATTAAGCTGTATTTTGGGTTGTCAGATATATGTGGAAATATAGTAGAGACTGAAAGAAGTTATATGAGGTGTCTTAAGGCTTTAGAGATCGGGCCTCATTTATTTCCAAATGATAATTTGTGGGTATATTCTAAGTTAGGTATTCTTGCATGGCTTGATATAAAAGAAGATGAAATGGAAGTTATGAAAAAAGATATCAACAAATTGAAAAAAATTGGTGATGTTGAGCTTATTCAAACATTAAAAGTCTATGTGGAAAACAGGATGAATTTCAGTTCTACTGCAGATAAAATGTTTTTGCATATTAATACTGTTAGAGCCAGAATTGAAAAGGTTAACAATATTTTGAATATAGACTTGAATAACGAGCTAAATAGATTAAAATTGGAATTGATTTTAAAGTTTTTAGAATAA
- a CDS encoding site-specific integrase yields MANKPKTNAKAGDKEYFRIREKIGENNKGQPVYKNFYGTSESDANRKRKEYLDLLAQGVNPDLGKQSLSKAMFVWIWEIERYNGNSSSTFERYESIYRNYVEDLPYAIAPVSDIKKLQIQKRYNEMLSKENKTISQVKNLHKLLNKFFNYAESESYVAKNPLRGLKLPKPPEDEIIDDEDEEDMKNIEVFTVDEINKLKKIAGHTKIRYLMMFAVNTGAREGEILALNKKKNIKNNLIKIRNTLNRVKIFESPTKYRYELKLTKTKTKKSKRDLTINAVLEKELIQLEKLIAEEKLLLGPTYTENTILFPSSTGTYIDAKNLRRSWERLLKRAEIPYRKFHALRHTFATTLLNNGIDIVTVSQLLGHSSIKTTEIYLHLLKEANIEATSVLDDVFSQ; encoded by the coding sequence ATGGCGAACAAACCAAAGACAAATGCAAAGGCAGGAGACAAAGAATACTTCCGAATTCGTGAGAAAATTGGCGAAAACAATAAAGGTCAACCAGTATATAAAAATTTTTACGGAACATCAGAGTCCGACGCAAATAGAAAAAGGAAAGAATACCTTGATTTGCTTGCACAGGGTGTAAATCCAGACTTAGGCAAGCAAAGCTTAAGCAAAGCAATGTTTGTATGGATTTGGGAAATCGAGAGATATAATGGCAATAGTAGCTCCACGTTTGAGCGCTATGAATCAATATATCGAAACTATGTAGAAGACCTGCCATACGCTATTGCTCCTGTATCTGATATTAAAAAGTTGCAGATTCAAAAGCGTTATAATGAAATGTTATCCAAAGAAAATAAAACAATATCGCAAGTTAAAAATCTGCACAAGCTGCTAAATAAGTTCTTTAATTACGCTGAATCTGAATCCTATGTTGCAAAGAATCCCCTCAGAGGCCTTAAGCTTCCAAAACCACCTGAAGATGAAATCATAGACGATGAAGATGAAGAAGATATGAAAAATATAGAAGTCTTCACCGTGGATGAGATAAACAAATTAAAAAAGATAGCTGGACATACTAAGATTAGATATTTAATGATGTTTGCTGTTAACACAGGAGCAAGAGAGGGTGAGATATTAGCTCTTAACAAGAAAAAGAATATAAAAAATAATTTAATAAAGATAAGAAATACTCTGAACAGAGTTAAAATTTTTGAATCCCCTACTAAGTATCGCTATGAATTAAAATTAACTAAAACCAAAACTAAAAAATCAAAGCGTGATCTGACTATAAATGCAGTACTAGAAAAAGAGTTAATTCAACTTGAAAAGCTCATTGCTGAAGAAAAGTTATTACTTGGGCCAACTTATACAGAAAATACTATTTTATTCCCTTCATCAACTGGAACATATATAGATGCTAAAAACCTAAGAAGGTCATGGGAAAGGTTATTAAAAAGAGCTGAGATACCTTACAGAAAGTTTCATGCTCTTAGACACACATTTGCAACTACTTTGCTAAACAATGGTATTGATATAGTGACCGTATCGCAACTATTAGGGCATTCATCTATAAAAACCACAGAAATATATCTACATTTATTGAAAGAAGCGAATATAGAAGCGACCTCCGTTTTAGATGATGTATTCAGTCAATAA
- a CDS encoding helix-turn-helix domain-containing protein → MSILSKRIKQRREELGYSQQELATKLGYKSRSTIAKIEGEDNDIPQSKIKIFADALETTPTWLMGWESDPTKLGDNKFMGQNIKNTRLSKGYSLEKLSKLTNRDITYLTKLENGEVEIIVSEIVDIANALGKSVLALVGWEKERTEKEIKEDEKEFALHTYADLLAEYLDEGVKKIINSYYQLNDIGKNEAVERIEELTYIHKYKNQDDDTMDNDNF, encoded by the coding sequence GTGAGTATACTATCTAAGAGAATAAAGCAAAGAAGAGAGGAGTTAGGATATTCGCAACAAGAACTTGCAACAAAATTAGGATATAAGTCACGCTCAACGATTGCAAAAATTGAAGGAGAAGATAATGATATACCTCAATCTAAAATAAAAATATTTGCTGACGCTTTAGAGACAACGCCAACTTGGTTAATGGGGTGGGAGAGTGATCCAACCAAGCTCGGTGACAACAAATTTATGGGACAAAATATAAAAAACACACGCTTGAGCAAAGGTTATTCTTTAGAAAAACTGTCGAAATTAACTAATAGAGACATTACTTATTTAACAAAATTAGAGAACGGGGAAGTTGAAATTATAGTCTCAGAAATAGTAGATATTGCCAATGCATTAGGTAAATCGGTTTTAGCTTTAGTTGGTTGGGAAAAGGAAAGAACTGAAAAAGAAATAAAGGAAGATGAAAAAGAATTTGCCTTACATACGTATGCCGATTTACTTGCTGAGTATTTAGATGAAGGTGTAAAAAAAATAATCAACAGTTATTATCAACTGAACGATATAGGGAAAAATGAAGCTGTAGAAAGGATAGAAGAGCTAACTTATATTCATAAATACAAAAATCAAGATGATGATACAATGGATAATGATAACTTTTAG